The following proteins are co-located in the Spirosoma montaniterrae genome:
- the trpD gene encoding anthranilate phosphoribosyltransferase — MKAILNHLFEYKTLSKEQARQTLTGIGRGEYNTAQIASFLTVYMMRSLRVEELEGFRDAMLELCLPVDLNAYDPMDLCGTGGDGKDTFNMSTLSAFVVAGAGQRVAKHGNHGVSSLVGSSTVMERLGYTFTNDTGELQRKIETAGICFLHAPLFHPAMKNVAPIRKDLGVKTFFNVLGPMVNPAKPRKQLVGVYSLELARLYAYLYQQTDKRFTILHALDGYDEISLTGAFKVISNQTEQVLEPDDLGMSTLTAASLAGGKTLDESAQIFLNVLNNEGTTAQTQAVLANSAMALLTAGKANTREDAVLMARESLESGRAKACFEKLIM, encoded by the coding sequence ATGAAAGCAATCCTCAACCACCTTTTCGAGTACAAAACGCTCTCCAAAGAACAGGCCCGGCAAACGCTGACCGGCATTGGGCGGGGCGAGTACAATACGGCGCAGATTGCGTCGTTTCTGACCGTCTACATGATGCGCAGCCTGCGCGTAGAAGAACTCGAGGGCTTCCGCGACGCCATGCTCGAACTCTGTTTGCCGGTCGATCTGAATGCTTATGATCCGATGGACCTTTGCGGAACCGGGGGCGATGGCAAAGATACCTTCAACATGTCGACGCTCTCGGCCTTCGTTGTGGCCGGAGCCGGGCAGCGGGTAGCCAAACACGGCAATCATGGCGTATCGTCGCTTGTGGGGTCTTCGACCGTGATGGAGCGGCTTGGCTACACATTCACCAATGACACGGGCGAGTTGCAGCGAAAGATTGAAACGGCGGGCATCTGCTTTCTGCACGCGCCCCTGTTCCATCCGGCCATGAAGAACGTTGCTCCGATTCGGAAAGACCTCGGCGTGAAAACGTTTTTCAATGTGCTCGGCCCAATGGTAAACCCTGCAAAACCCCGAAAACAGCTTGTAGGGGTGTATAGTCTTGAATTGGCTCGACTTTATGCGTACCTTTATCAGCAAACAGACAAGCGGTTTACAATCCTGCACGCACTCGATGGCTACGACGAAATTTCGCTAACGGGCGCATTCAAAGTCATTAGTAACCAGACAGAGCAGGTCTTGGAGCCAGATGATCTGGGAATGAGTACGTTAACGGCTGCTTCGCTGGCAGGTGGCAAAACGCTGGACGAGTCGGCGCAGATTTTTCTCAACGTTCTGAACAACGAGGGAACGACCGCCCAAACGCAGGCCGTTCTGGCAAACTCGGCGATGGCATTGCTTACGGCGGGCAAAGCCAATACCCGCGAAGATGCGGTGCTGATGGCTCGCGAATCGCTTGAGAGTGGCAGGGCAAAAGCCTGTTTTGAAAAATTAATCATGTAA
- the trpC gene encoding indole-3-glycerol phosphate synthase TrpC, translating to MTILDEIIAQKRLEVARRQAETPASVLEQMPDFKRPARSARDAVQDFRSTGIIAEFKRRSPSKGLINGSADVAQTTQGYVRAGAAVLSVLTDEPFFGGTPADLQVARTANPDTPILRKDFVIDTYQLLEAKAWGADLVLLIAACLTPQEVRDLSEQAQNLGLQVLLEVHDEDELDRSLVHTVDLVGVNNRNLKTFETSVETSLRLVERIPDTFAKITESGLHDAQTMRTLFRAGFDGFLIGEAFMKTPDPAAALAALVNEYIATNPQPA from the coding sequence ATGACCATTCTTGACGAGATTATTGCCCAGAAACGACTCGAAGTAGCCCGGCGGCAGGCTGAAACGCCCGCGTCGGTTCTCGAACAGATGCCCGACTTCAAACGGCCTGCCCGCTCCGCACGTGATGCTGTGCAGGATTTTCGGTCAACGGGTATCATTGCCGAGTTTAAACGCCGGTCGCCCTCGAAAGGACTAATCAACGGCTCTGCCGACGTGGCCCAGACCACGCAGGGCTACGTGCGGGCAGGTGCCGCCGTGCTGAGTGTACTGACCGACGAGCCATTTTTTGGCGGAACGCCCGCCGACTTACAGGTGGCCCGCACAGCCAATCCTGATACGCCGATTCTTCGTAAAGATTTCGTGATCGATACCTACCAGCTCCTCGAAGCCAAAGCGTGGGGTGCTGATCTGGTGCTGCTTATTGCCGCCTGCCTGACACCACAGGAAGTGCGCGACCTGAGCGAACAGGCGCAAAACCTTGGGTTGCAGGTGTTGCTCGAAGTACACGACGAAGACGAACTCGACCGCTCGCTGGTGCATACCGTCGATTTGGTGGGTGTGAATAACCGCAATCTGAAAACGTTTGAAACATCTGTCGAAACGTCATTGCGGTTGGTCGAACGCATTCCCGATACGTTTGCCAAAATCACAGAAAGCGGCCTGCACGATGCCCAAACCATGCGAACGCTGTTCCGGGCTGGGTTCGATGGCTTTCTGATTGGCGAAGCATTTATGAAAACGCCTGATCCGGCGGCTGCATTGGCTGCGCTGGTCAACGAATATATAGCCACAAATCCACAACCTGCTTAA
- a CDS encoding phosphoribosylanthranilate isomerase, which produces MKIKVCGLRDADNLREIAALNPDFVGFIFYDQSPRFVGESLDETVVKELPRSIRKVGVFVNASPEFILRMVKKYDFQYVQLHGNETPEYCRSLRNRGISLIKAFRVDASFNFSMLNNYKAHCDFFLFDAKGDQPGGNGHTFDWSILSRYDNEKPFFISGGIGLHNLDQLNALKGMKLYGVDVNSQVETAPGVKDVAQVKELIARLRPVEEEEEV; this is translated from the coding sequence ATGAAAATCAAAGTGTGCGGTTTGCGTGATGCCGACAACCTGCGAGAGATTGCCGCCCTTAATCCCGACTTCGTTGGGTTCATTTTCTACGATCAGTCACCGCGCTTTGTGGGTGAATCGCTCGATGAAACAGTTGTAAAGGAGTTGCCCCGCTCGATTCGGAAGGTAGGTGTATTTGTGAACGCCAGCCCGGAATTTATTTTACGGATGGTGAAGAAGTATGACTTTCAGTATGTTCAGCTTCATGGCAACGAAACGCCGGAATATTGCCGGAGCCTGCGTAATCGGGGCATCAGCCTGATTAAAGCGTTTCGGGTCGATGCATCGTTCAACTTCTCGATGCTCAACAACTACAAAGCCCACTGCGACTTTTTTCTGTTCGATGCCAAAGGCGACCAACCCGGCGGCAACGGACACACCTTCGACTGGAGTATTCTGAGCCGGTACGACAACGAAAAGCCATTTTTCATCAGTGGTGGCATTGGTCTGCACAACCTCGATCAACTGAACGCACTGAAAGGTATGAAACTCTACGGCGTTGACGTGAATAGTCAGGTCGAAACCGCGCCGGGCGTGAAAGACGTGGCGCAGGTAAAAGAGTTGATAGCGCGGTTGCGGCCTGTAGAGGAGGAGGAAGAGGTTTAG
- a CDS encoding PIN domain-containing protein: MIYDTNLLIYHIREHSLPPVKTVIPFVTVGELEAFALKTDWGTQKVKFMRYLLERYPVADMERDIASVYATVDAFSQGKLQIAPLGTSARNMGKNDIWIAATAMYLDMELHTTNNDFDHLPTLGLRLVKH; encoded by the coding sequence ATGATCTACGACACAAATCTTCTTATTTATCACATTCGAGAACACAGTCTTCCACCAGTCAAAACTGTTATTCCTTTTGTTACTGTAGGTGAGCTGGAAGCTTTTGCCCTGAAAACTGATTGGGGTACTCAGAAGGTAAAATTTATGCGTTACCTGCTGGAACGCTACCCTGTTGCCGATATGGAACGGGACATCGCTTCTGTTTACGCAACCGTTGACGCTTTTAGTCAAGGCAAACTTCAAATAGCACCTCTCGGCACGTCTGCCCGCAACATGGGTAAAAACGACATCTGGATTGCAGCTACCGCAATGTATTTGGATATGGAACTTCATACTACAAACAACGACTTCGACCACTTGCCCACACTGGGATTACGGTTAGTAAAGCATTAA
- the trpB gene encoding tryptophan synthase subunit beta, translated as MQTTLEPQTSFEVNDNGFYGRFGGAFIPEMLYPNVEELRQNYRQIIDDPAFQAEFWQLLEDYVGRPTPLFHAKRLSAQVGATVYLKREDLCHTGAHKVNNTIGQILVAQRLGKERIVAETGAGQHGVATATVCALMGLECIVYMGEIDMERQKPNVDRMRMLGAEVRPATSGSKTLKDATNEAMRHWINNPVDTHYIIGSVVGPHPYPDMVARFQSVISEEIRKQLFAKTGRENPDYVVACVGGGSNAAGAFYHFLHEPMVRLVAAEAAGLGVSSGHSAATTALGKPGVLHGSRTILMQTEDGQVTEPYSISAGLDYPGIGPLHAHLFDSGRGEFYAITDDESIQAGFNLTKLEGIIPAIETAHALAALPKMNLQPTDVVVVCLSGRGDKDLATYSKYL; from the coding sequence ATGCAAACAACTCTTGAACCACAAACCTCTTTCGAGGTCAACGATAACGGTTTCTACGGTCGCTTCGGTGGGGCATTTATTCCTGAGATGCTCTACCCAAACGTCGAAGAATTGCGGCAGAATTACCGCCAAATTATAGACGATCCGGCGTTTCAGGCCGAGTTCTGGCAGTTGCTCGAAGACTACGTTGGGCGGCCAACGCCTTTGTTTCATGCCAAGCGGTTGTCGGCGCAGGTTGGTGCAACGGTTTATCTGAAACGCGAAGACCTTTGCCACACCGGAGCGCATAAAGTCAACAATACCATTGGGCAGATTTTGGTGGCGCAACGACTTGGTAAAGAGCGTATTGTGGCCGAAACCGGCGCAGGGCAGCACGGCGTGGCTACAGCCACGGTTTGCGCCCTGATGGGGCTGGAATGCATTGTTTACATGGGCGAAATCGACATGGAGCGGCAGAAACCCAACGTCGACCGGATGCGGATGCTCGGCGCGGAAGTGCGCCCGGCTACGTCGGGTAGCAAGACGCTGAAAGATGCTACCAACGAGGCCATGCGCCACTGGATCAACAACCCCGTCGATACGCATTACATCATTGGTTCGGTGGTTGGCCCGCACCCCTACCCCGACATGGTGGCCCGATTCCAGTCGGTTATTTCAGAAGAAATCCGAAAACAGTTATTCGCCAAAACGGGCCGCGAAAATCCTGATTACGTAGTGGCCTGCGTGGGCGGGGGCAGCAATGCCGCTGGTGCATTTTACCACTTCCTGCACGAACCAATGGTCCGGCTGGTAGCTGCCGAAGCTGCCGGACTGGGCGTGTCGTCGGGGCATTCAGCAGCCACCACGGCCCTCGGTAAACCGGGCGTATTGCACGGTAGCCGTACCATTCTGATGCAAACCGAAGATGGACAGGTAACAGAACCTTACAGCATTTCGGCGGGATTAGATTACCCTGGTATCGGCCCGCTCCATGCCCACCTGTTCGACTCGGGTCGGGGCGAGTTCTACGCGATTACCGACGACGAATCCATTCAGGCCGGGTTTAACCTGACCAAACTCGAAGGCATTATTCCGGCTATCGAAACGGCCCACGCACTGGCGGCACTGCCTAAAATGAATCTGCAACCGACAGACGTTGTCGTGGTGTGCCTATCGGGCCGGGGCGATAAAGATCTGGCAACGTATTCAAAGTATCTCTGA
- the trpA gene encoding tryptophan synthase subunit alpha, which yields MTITQNRITDLFAQKSERLLNVYFTAGFPALDDTVPILRGLQQAGVDLVEIGMPYSDPVADGETIQQSNNQALENGMSLKTLFAQLDECRDEISLPILLMGYINPVLQYGIEAFCRKCAEVGVDGVILPDLPLDLYLAEYAETFREYGIVNVNLITPQTTDARIRHIDAESDGFIYMVSSASITGSTKGISDGMRAYFERVAAMNLRNPRLIGFGINDHETFDTACQYASGAIVGSAFIRHLAHHGPDADGIRAFVQTIRA from the coding sequence ATGACTATTACCCAAAACCGCATCACCGACCTCTTCGCCCAAAAAAGCGAACGATTGCTGAACGTGTATTTTACGGCTGGCTTTCCGGCCTTAGACGATACGGTACCAATCTTGCGAGGTCTTCAACAGGCGGGTGTCGATCTGGTTGAGATAGGCATGCCCTACTCCGACCCCGTGGCCGATGGTGAGACCATTCAGCAAAGTAACAATCAGGCACTCGAAAACGGTATGAGCCTGAAAACGCTGTTTGCTCAATTAGACGAATGCCGCGACGAAATCAGTCTGCCGATTTTGCTGATGGGATACATAAACCCCGTGCTGCAATATGGCATCGAAGCGTTTTGTCGAAAATGTGCTGAAGTGGGCGTCGATGGAGTGATTTTGCCTGATCTGCCGCTTGATTTATACCTCGCTGAATACGCTGAAACATTCCGCGAATACGGCATCGTGAACGTAAATCTGATTACACCCCAAACCACCGACGCACGCATCCGGCATATCGATGCCGAATCAGACGGGTTTATTTACATGGTGTCGTCGGCCAGTATTACGGGGTCAACTAAAGGCATCAGCGACGGTATGCGGGCTTATTTTGAGCGTGTTGCAGCCATGAACCTGCGCAATCCGCGCCTGATTGGTTTTGGTATCAATGACCACGAAACTTTCGATACAGCCTGCCAATATGCCAGTGGGGCCATTGTTGGCAGCGCGTTTATCCGCCATCTCGCCCATCACGGTCCCGATGCCGACGGTATCCGGGCGTTCGTCCAAACGATTCGGGCGTAG
- the hisIE gene encoding bifunctional phosphoribosyl-AMP cyclohydrolase/phosphoribosyl-ATP diphosphatase HisIE, protein MNRELNFDKSPDGLIPAVIQDAETGKVLMLGYMNQEAYEKTVAEGIVTFFSRSKSRLWTKGETSNNFLHVRETLIDCDGDTLLIKVAPAGPTCHTGDDTCFQEINTGKGQFLNYLQHIIRERKANPSEKSYTASLFAKGVNKIAQKVGEEAVELVIEAKDDNDDLFKGEAADLLFHFLVLLEQKNLDLDDIVAVLQSRHVKQ, encoded by the coding sequence ATGAACCGAGAATTGAACTTCGATAAATCGCCCGACGGGTTGATTCCTGCTGTGATTCAGGACGCCGAAACGGGCAAGGTGCTGATGTTGGGCTACATGAACCAGGAGGCTTACGAAAAAACTGTGGCTGAGGGTATCGTTACGTTCTTCAGCCGCAGCAAAAGCCGACTCTGGACAAAAGGTGAAACATCGAATAACTTTCTGCATGTCCGCGAAACGCTTATCGATTGTGATGGCGATACGCTGCTGATTAAAGTTGCGCCCGCCGGGCCAACCTGCCATACGGGCGACGATACTTGTTTTCAGGAAATCAACACAGGTAAGGGTCAGTTTCTCAACTACTTACAGCATATTATCCGCGAACGGAAAGCAAACCCGTCAGAAAAATCATATACAGCATCGTTGTTTGCGAAGGGCGTGAATAAAATTGCGCAGAAAGTTGGCGAAGAGGCTGTGGAGTTAGTTATTGAAGCCAAAGACGACAACGACGACCTGTTTAAAGGCGAAGCCGCCGATTTACTATTCCATTTTCTGGTGCTGCTCGAACAGAAGAATCTGGATTTAGACGACATTGTTGCCGTATTGCAGAGCCGACACGTGAAACAATAG
- a CDS encoding phage holin family protein, producing the protein MGLIIRILISAVAVYVASSFIPGVTVTGGIGTYLIVAIVLGFLNAFIKPVLTILTIPITIITLGLFLLVLNVLMVYLTAYLVSGFAVSGFIAALLFSIVVSVVTALIDAIV; encoded by the coding sequence ATGGGTCTCATCATTCGCATCCTCATCAGTGCTGTAGCCGTCTATGTTGCCAGTAGCTTTATTCCTGGTGTCACCGTAACTGGGGGAATTGGCACGTACCTGATCGTTGCCATCGTACTGGGTTTTTTGAACGCGTTCATCAAACCCGTTTTAACGATTCTGACCATTCCCATTACTATCATTACGCTGGGTCTTTTCCTGCTGGTACTTAACGTATTGATGGTTTACCTGACAGCTTATTTGGTCAGCGGCTTCGCGGTTTCCGGCTTTATTGCCGCGCTGCTGTTCAGTATTGTGGTGTCTGTTGTCACGGCGTTGATCGACGCCATTGTGTAG
- a CDS encoding flavin monoamine oxidase family protein, with the protein MNPSIHYDAIVVGAGYAGLTATHELVKAGKTVLLLEARDRVGGRVHTQHFDDGTYVDLGAAWVGPSQDRLYALAHAFGVETFKTYDSGRSTQYFRGKVKRYKGIIPPLPLFSLLSLDAAIRRINKLSRTVNLAEPWQTPNAQQLDNLTLADWMQGQMSYETAQTFFNIAVGAIWAADPAEFSLLHALFYIRSGRDLETLMNVKNGAQQERFVGGAQTIADRMAETFRDRIVFNASVRAISQRDDAVQVITDFATYTANRVVVAIPPVLQAAIQFEPALPLQRQQLMQQLPMGAVWKCYAIYDRPFWREQGLNGLAATPDGHVTVTFDNSPKDGSRGILMGFVLGQKAREFATLSDDERRKSAMHSFTTFFGPQASTPQRYLDHSFLNEPWSKGCYAAVPQPGFWTSVGPALRQPVGRIHWAGTETSDIWNGYIDGAVRSGERVAQELLSRS; encoded by the coding sequence ATGAATCCCTCCATTCACTACGATGCCATTGTCGTTGGTGCAGGCTATGCGGGCCTGACCGCCACGCACGAACTGGTCAAAGCCGGAAAAACCGTGCTGCTGCTCGAAGCCCGCGACCGTGTGGGCGGGCGTGTGCATACGCAACACTTCGACGATGGCACTTATGTTGATCTGGGCGCAGCCTGGGTGGGGCCGTCACAGGACCGGCTCTATGCCCTTGCCCACGCTTTTGGCGTTGAAACCTTTAAGACTTACGATTCGGGTCGGAGTACCCAATATTTTAGGGGAAAGGTAAAACGCTACAAAGGGATTATTCCTCCCCTGCCCCTGTTTTCGCTGCTAAGTTTGGATGCTGCCATCAGGCGCATCAACAAACTTTCCAGAACGGTCAACCTCGCCGAGCCGTGGCAAACGCCCAACGCACAGCAATTAGACAACCTGACGCTGGCCGACTGGATGCAGGGACAGATGAGCTATGAAACAGCTCAAACGTTTTTCAACATCGCCGTTGGAGCTATCTGGGCGGCTGATCCCGCTGAGTTTTCACTGCTTCACGCCCTGTTTTATATCCGTTCCGGGCGGGATTTGGAAACGCTCATGAACGTGAAAAACGGAGCACAGCAGGAACGATTCGTGGGCGGAGCGCAGACCATTGCCGACCGAATGGCCGAGACGTTCAGGGACCGAATCGTGTTCAACGCATCTGTTCGGGCCATCTCTCAGCGTGATGATGCCGTACAGGTAATAACCGACTTCGCTACCTATACGGCCAACCGCGTTGTTGTAGCCATTCCGCCCGTCTTGCAGGCTGCCATTCAGTTTGAACCGGCTCTGCCGCTGCAACGGCAGCAACTTATGCAGCAACTACCAATGGGCGCAGTCTGGAAATGCTACGCTATCTATGACCGTCCATTCTGGCGCGAACAGGGGCTAAACGGGCTTGCCGCCACGCCCGACGGACACGTAACGGTCACGTTCGACAACTCACCTAAAGACGGCAGCCGGGGTATTCTGATGGGTTTTGTACTGGGCCAGAAAGCCCGCGAATTTGCTACGCTTTCGGATGATGAACGGCGTAAGTCGGCTATGCATTCATTCACGACGTTTTTCGGCCCACAGGCATCTACCCCGCAACGCTATCTTGATCATTCTTTTCTAAACGAACCCTGGAGTAAGGGGTGCTATGCCGCCGTGCCACAACCCGGTTTCTGGACGAGCGTTGGCCCGGCCCTGCGCCAACCCGTAGGTCGCATTCACTGGGCCGGAACCGAAACATCAGACATCTGGAATGGCTATATCGACGGAGCCGTGCGGTCGGGCGAGCGGGTAGCGCAGGAGCTATTGAGCCGGTCATAA